The Corynebacterium poyangense genome includes a window with the following:
- a CDS encoding ABC transporter ATP-binding protein, with translation MASVSFDSVTIRYPGADTPSVRDFHLDIEDGEFLVLVGPSGCGKSTTLRSLAGLEPVESGTIRIGGQDVTHMDPAERDVAMVFQNYALYPHMSVAKNMGFSLSLKKVPKPEIEQKVTEAAKLLGLENYLDRRPKDLSGGQRQRVAMGRAIVRNPRVFLMDEPLSNLDAKLRVQTRTELAALQRRLGTTTVYVTHDQVEAMTMGDRVAVLKDGVLQQVAPPRELYRHPMNSFVASFIGSPAMNLFRYQDHTHGEIELGIRPEHVRVISEQNAPAGHPNLAAVVDIVEELGSESYVYAHSVDTPDTTLVARLGADHVPQRGDHINLTFSPQDAHLFDIHTGERLD, from the coding sequence ATGGCTTCGGTTAGCTTCGACAGCGTCACAATCCGCTACCCCGGTGCAGACACCCCCTCTGTACGGGATTTTCATCTTGACATCGAGGACGGGGAGTTCCTGGTTCTCGTCGGACCCTCAGGGTGCGGCAAATCCACCACCTTACGTTCTCTCGCCGGCCTTGAGCCGGTTGAGTCCGGCACCATCCGAATCGGCGGTCAAGATGTCACTCATATGGACCCAGCCGAACGTGACGTCGCTATGGTGTTTCAGAACTACGCCCTGTATCCGCACATGAGCGTGGCTAAAAATATGGGTTTTTCACTTTCCCTCAAGAAGGTGCCGAAGCCAGAGATTGAGCAGAAAGTCACCGAGGCCGCCAAACTCCTAGGTCTGGAAAACTACTTAGATCGTCGCCCTAAGGACCTTTCTGGTGGCCAACGTCAGCGCGTAGCAATGGGGCGAGCCATCGTGCGCAATCCTCGGGTTTTCCTCATGGATGAACCACTCTCCAACTTAGACGCCAAGTTAAGGGTTCAAACCCGCACGGAACTGGCAGCACTACAGCGTCGATTAGGTACGACGACGGTCTACGTCACCCATGACCAAGTTGAAGCGATGACCATGGGCGATCGAGTCGCGGTCCTTAAAGATGGGGTGCTACAGCAAGTCGCTCCTCCCCGAGAGCTGTATCGCCATCCCATGAATTCTTTCGTCGCCAGCTTTATTGGCTCTCCCGCCATGAATCTCTTCCGCTACCAGGACCACACGCATGGAGAAATTGAGCTCGGGATTCGTCCTGAACATGTCCGTGTTATTTCTGAGCAGAATGCACCCGCTGGCCATCCGAACCTTGCAGCGGTTGTCGATATCGTGGAAGAACTGGGCTCGGAAAGTTATGTCTATGCCCATAGCGTAGACACTCCAGACACCACCTTAGTGGCACGTTTAGGGGCCGATCACGTGCCCCAACGAGGCGACCATATCAATTTGACCTTTTCCCCGCAGGACGCCCACCTCTTCGATATCCATACCGGAGAACGCCTAGATTAG
- a CDS encoding Nramp family divalent metal transporter, which yields MSSNETNGHSETTPPETARWKVIGPGLVAAATGVGGADLVATLVAGQRFGYALLWACIVGTIMKIVLVEGVGRYTLATGNTIFHGWRSLGVWTTWYFAPYIVIWGFVYGAAGTSGVALPLSALFPGVDLKIWAVVAGLITFALAWFGRYRFIEKLMSFMVLVMFLTVVGIATLSLKHLPEILTGLVPTLPENSFIYVLSLAGGIGGTITLAAYGYWFREKGWHGPQWMNIMRWDNTVAYVVTGIFVISMLIIGGDLLYNANIAVRSQESGLLDLATVLQERYGTVVCKIYLIGFLAAAFSSILGVWNGVSLMFADYIGHLKQLPQDHHDVHVGGKYFRFYVLWLTFPPMLLHFLGKPTFLILSYGVLGAFFMPFLGLTLLLLLNTKHTPQKWRNGWFVNTLMIIISALFIMTCVNELTKVFAG from the coding sequence ATGAGTAGCAACGAGACTAATGGGCATTCCGAAACGACTCCCCCAGAAACCGCGCGGTGGAAAGTCATAGGACCTGGGCTTGTAGCTGCTGCCACAGGTGTGGGTGGTGCTGATCTAGTAGCAACTCTGGTCGCAGGCCAAAGATTTGGTTATGCCCTGCTATGGGCATGCATAGTCGGAACGATTATGAAAATTGTGCTGGTAGAAGGAGTAGGTCGTTATACTCTGGCCACGGGAAACACTATCTTCCACGGTTGGCGTTCTCTTGGGGTATGGACCACGTGGTATTTCGCCCCCTATATCGTGATCTGGGGATTCGTCTATGGAGCGGCGGGTACCAGCGGGGTGGCGTTACCCCTTTCTGCGCTTTTCCCCGGAGTGGATCTGAAGATTTGGGCGGTCGTGGCAGGGCTTATTACCTTCGCTCTGGCTTGGTTTGGCCGATACCGCTTTATCGAAAAACTCATGTCCTTCATGGTGCTGGTGATGTTTCTTACTGTCGTGGGAATTGCCACGCTGTCCTTGAAACACCTCCCAGAGATACTGACCGGCCTGGTTCCCACGTTGCCGGAGAATTCCTTTATCTACGTGCTCTCTCTAGCCGGAGGAATTGGTGGAACCATCACTTTGGCAGCCTACGGTTACTGGTTCCGGGAAAAAGGCTGGCATGGTCCCCAGTGGATGAATATTATGCGCTGGGATAACACCGTAGCCTATGTAGTGACGGGTATTTTCGTGATCTCCATGCTCATCATCGGTGGTGATCTTCTTTATAACGCCAACATTGCCGTTCGGAGTCAAGAATCAGGGCTATTAGATCTTGCTACTGTTCTCCAGGAACGCTACGGAACTGTTGTGTGCAAGATCTACCTCATCGGCTTTCTCGCAGCCGCCTTTTCTTCCATCCTGGGGGTCTGGAACGGGGTGTCCCTCATGTTCGCGGATTATATTGGTCATCTCAAACAGCTCCCCCAGGATCATCACGATGTTCACGTCGGAGGCAAATACTTCCGGTTCTACGTCTTGTGGCTAACGTTCCCACCCATGTTGCTCCATTTCCTCGGGAAACCCACCTTTTTGATCTTGAGCTATGGAGTTCTCGGCGCCTTCTTCATGCCATTTTTAGGTTTAACTCTCTTGCTTTTGCTCAACACCAAACACACTCCTCAAAAATGGCGCAACGGATGGTTCGTTAATACTTTGATGATCATTATTTCGGCTTTATTCATCATGACCTGTGTCAACGAGCTCACCAAGGTCTTTGCTGGATAA
- a CDS encoding TIGR03089 family protein, with translation MDLLADLLADDPATPRLTVYQEDTGARLDFSALTLDNWAAKVGNMLCEEFEAEPGETSIELRLPVGWQAVVIALGAVTAGIDFTLCPVDSPVNGDIVFCRLAEADTVADLAKESGAELVVLSDDPFGRGVTEIGKELPTPEAIDFGPTVRFYGDQFLQPVPPLKELVDTYRATTAPPPGAQHPTYCAGKRYLSPGWHSTADFWHQVFAPLAAQASIVVVSGLVSTERLNDIAQREKVDIRL, from the coding sequence ATGGATTTGCTCGCAGACCTCTTAGCCGATGATCCAGCCACCCCCCGATTAACGGTGTACCAAGAAGATACCGGAGCTCGGCTTGACTTTTCCGCCCTGACTTTAGACAACTGGGCGGCAAAGGTTGGCAATATGCTCTGTGAAGAATTTGAGGCTGAACCAGGCGAGACATCCATTGAACTTCGATTGCCTGTGGGATGGCAAGCCGTGGTTATTGCGCTCGGCGCCGTCACCGCCGGAATAGATTTCACCCTGTGCCCAGTAGACAGCCCAGTCAACGGCGATATCGTGTTCTGCCGTTTAGCCGAGGCTGACACCGTTGCTGACTTAGCGAAAGAAAGCGGCGCAGAACTCGTTGTGCTTAGCGATGATCCTTTTGGTCGAGGAGTAACAGAAATCGGCAAGGAGCTTCCCACCCCCGAAGCCATAGACTTTGGGCCCACGGTCCGGTTCTATGGCGACCAATTTCTTCAGCCTGTACCTCCACTCAAGGAGCTAGTAGACACCTACCGTGCAACCACCGCCCCACCGCCCGGCGCTCAACACCCCACCTACTGCGCCGGAAAACGCTACCTATCACCCGGCTGGCACAGCACAGCTGATTTTTGGCACCAGGTTTTTGCCCCCCTAGCTGCCCAAGCCAGCATCGTGGTCGTTTCCGGCCTGGTGTCCACCGAACGCCTCAACGATATCGCCCAGCGGGAGAAGGTCGATATCCGACTGTGA
- a CDS encoding 5-(carboxyamino)imidazole ribonucleotide synthase: MTHSSSADQHPAHAPGVPITTVIGDGQLARMMHSAAIELGQSIRLLAGAPHASAAQVVSDCLIGDYTNLADLRQAAAGATALTFDHEHVPTECLHKLIAEGVNVQPGPEALIYAQDKLLMRQKLREIGAPVPPFAAINCEQDIRDFAEAVSGEVCLKACRGGYDGHGVWFPSTPDEAAALVTKLRAQETPLMAEKKVPLTRELSTMVARRPSGEVRAWPVVESVQSEGICAEAVAPAPGLSPELSRRAQDLAVRIAEELGVTGVLAVELFEYLDEANQPSIAVNELAMRPHNTGHWTQDGCVTSQFEQHLRAVNDQPLGATSMLAPVTVMANVLGGANDPAMPMSQRMMEVWRRFPEAKIHLYGKTHRPGRKIGHVNVSGDDVATTRENARLAADFLVHAEWADGMEI, from the coding sequence GTGACACATTCCAGTTCTGCTGATCAACATCCTGCTCATGCCCCCGGAGTTCCCATCACCACCGTGATAGGTGACGGTCAACTCGCCCGAATGATGCACAGCGCCGCCATTGAGCTTGGTCAATCCATTCGTTTACTGGCCGGAGCCCCACACGCATCTGCTGCCCAAGTAGTGTCAGATTGCCTTATTGGTGATTACACTAACCTTGCTGATTTACGACAAGCTGCTGCGGGGGCCACTGCACTGACCTTTGACCATGAGCATGTTCCCACCGAATGCTTGCACAAGTTGATAGCTGAAGGGGTCAATGTCCAGCCTGGTCCCGAGGCGTTGATTTACGCCCAAGACAAATTGCTGATGCGCCAGAAACTGCGTGAAATTGGTGCCCCGGTCCCACCCTTTGCGGCGATTAATTGTGAGCAAGATATTCGGGATTTTGCTGAAGCAGTGTCAGGGGAGGTGTGTCTCAAGGCGTGCCGAGGTGGTTATGACGGCCACGGTGTGTGGTTCCCCTCCACCCCAGATGAGGCCGCCGCCTTAGTTACGAAGCTGCGAGCTCAAGAAACTCCCTTGATGGCTGAGAAGAAGGTTCCGCTGACCCGAGAACTTTCTACAATGGTGGCACGACGTCCATCTGGCGAGGTGCGGGCCTGGCCTGTGGTGGAATCAGTCCAAAGCGAAGGAATCTGTGCCGAAGCCGTAGCGCCAGCTCCGGGACTCAGCCCCGAACTTAGCCGTCGGGCCCAAGATCTGGCAGTGCGCATAGCCGAAGAACTGGGGGTTACTGGAGTGTTAGCCGTCGAGCTTTTCGAGTACCTCGATGAGGCTAACCAGCCCAGCATTGCTGTGAATGAGCTAGCCATGCGTCCTCACAACACTGGGCACTGGACTCAAGATGGGTGTGTGACAAGCCAGTTTGAGCAGCATTTACGAGCCGTCAATGATCAGCCCTTAGGTGCGACGTCTATGCTTGCCCCAGTCACCGTCATGGCCAACGTACTTGGTGGAGCGAACGACCCCGCGATGCCGATGTCCCAGCGAATGATGGAGGTGTGGCGCAGATTCCCCGAGGCGAAGATTCACCTCTATGGGAAAACTCACCGTCCAGGACGAAAGATTGGGCATGTGAACGTATCTGGTGATGATGTTGCTACTACCCGAGAAAACGCTCGCTTAGCTGCTGATTTTCTGGTCCATGCTGAGTGGGCGGATGGTATGGAAATCTAA
- the purE gene encoding 5-(carboxyamino)imidazole ribonucleotide mutase, whose amino-acid sequence MNPRVGLIMGSDSDWDTVVPAAEVLADFDIPFEVGVVSAHRTPKKMLDYAQTAEQRGIKCIIACAGGAAHLPGMVAAATPLPVIGIPRALADLDGLDSLLSIVQMPGGVPVATVSIGGAKNAGLLAVRILGAGDPELCKKMAQYQAQMAAEVEAKDERLRNRLMREA is encoded by the coding sequence ATGAACCCTCGCGTTGGATTAATTATGGGATCTGATTCTGATTGGGATACCGTGGTCCCGGCGGCGGAGGTCCTCGCAGACTTTGATATCCCTTTTGAAGTGGGAGTAGTTTCAGCTCACCGGACTCCAAAAAAGATGCTGGACTATGCCCAAACCGCTGAGCAACGCGGTATTAAATGCATCATTGCTTGCGCAGGTGGAGCGGCGCATCTTCCAGGGATGGTGGCCGCAGCCACTCCACTCCCGGTAATTGGGATTCCACGAGCTTTAGCGGACCTTGATGGTTTAGACTCTCTGCTTTCTATTGTGCAGATGCCAGGAGGGGTACCGGTCGCGACGGTATCAATCGGAGGAGCTAAGAACGCAGGCCTTTTGGCTGTTCGAATTCTCGGCGCAGGTGACCCAGAACTATGCAAGAAAATGGCACAGTACCAAGCACAGATGGCAGCTGAGGTGGAAGCTAAAGATGAACGACTACGCAACCGATTGATGAGGGAAGCTTAG
- a CDS encoding biotin--[acetyl-CoA-carboxylase] ligase: protein MDVFDTTLLRKELPGYRRITAVQESTSTNAELLADQLAPPLSVLLTTSQTQGRGRMGRQWIAVPGALLACSVLLHPSARQCEAIGTLPLATGLAIVEGLRDIVRPQLGENVADHLMLKWPNDVLWSGKKICGILAEGIGFPQAPRVVTGFGINISLTEEQLPVPHATSLGLQGIETTAQDVAIATLRRLEHRLQQWGSPDPQAHQLLIEDYRKVCATLSAEVQVEAPLGNIHGVVTDIAEDGRLRVKEASGQIHEVSAGDVTHLRSAGQTYS, encoded by the coding sequence ATGGATGTCTTTGATACCACCCTGTTAAGGAAAGAACTTCCGGGGTATCGCCGCATTACCGCGGTTCAGGAAAGCACCTCAACTAATGCAGAGCTCTTAGCCGATCAACTTGCCCCACCGTTGTCAGTATTGCTCACTACTTCCCAAACCCAGGGTCGGGGCCGGATGGGCAGACAGTGGATTGCTGTGCCAGGGGCTCTTTTAGCTTGCTCCGTTTTACTCCACCCGAGTGCACGGCAGTGTGAGGCTATCGGCACCTTACCTTTAGCGACGGGCTTAGCGATAGTCGAAGGACTCCGGGATATTGTGCGGCCACAGCTAGGAGAAAACGTGGCCGATCACCTGATGTTGAAGTGGCCCAATGATGTGTTGTGGTCTGGAAAGAAGATTTGCGGAATTTTAGCCGAAGGAATCGGGTTTCCTCAGGCACCTAGGGTAGTGACTGGATTTGGCATTAATATCTCACTTACTGAGGAACAATTACCAGTACCGCACGCTACGTCCTTAGGGTTGCAGGGAATAGAAACTACCGCCCAGGATGTTGCTATAGCTACGTTGCGGCGGCTAGAACATCGACTTCAACAGTGGGGTTCTCCAGACCCTCAAGCACATCAACTACTCATCGAAGACTATCGGAAAGTCTGTGCCACCCTATCAGCTGAAGTCCAGGTTGAAGCACCGCTCGGCAATATCCACGGTGTCGTCACAGATATCGCTGAAGACGGTCGGTTGAGAGTGAAGGAAGCCAGCGGACAGATTCACGAGGTATCCGCCGGCGATGTAACGCACCTTCGCAGTGCTGGACAAACCTATAGCTAA
- a CDS encoding carbohydrate ABC transporter permease, which produces MGKTRQFRTAAFLIAPTLIVLAIVIGYPVLRAIFLSFHADKTLDPATGLFTSGGFAGLDHYLYWLTQRCMTPSGKVGTCPPGVLATDFWPALRITLFFTVVTVTLETVLGMSMALVMNRDFKGRGLLRAAVLVPWAIPTAVTAKLWQFLFADRGLINSLLPHPIAWTTDPWAARGAVIIADVWKTTPFMALLILAGLQMIPRDVYEAARVDGAKTWQSFVTITLPLVRPALMVAILFRTLDALRMYDLPVIMISPSANSPTATISQLVVSDLRQNNFNSASALSTLIFLLIFFVAFIMIRFLGADVAGSERGSQRKLWGKDKAAKQEELEKVS; this is translated from the coding sequence ATGGGGAAAACCAGACAGTTTCGAACCGCTGCCTTTCTCATTGCCCCCACCCTCATTGTGCTGGCAATAGTAATTGGATACCCGGTTCTTCGCGCTATTTTTCTGTCATTCCACGCGGACAAAACTCTCGACCCTGCTACCGGACTATTTACCTCCGGGGGATTTGCCGGGCTTGATCACTACCTCTATTGGCTCACCCAACGCTGCATGACTCCATCCGGAAAAGTAGGGACCTGCCCGCCAGGGGTGTTAGCAACCGATTTTTGGCCTGCTCTTCGCATCACCTTGTTCTTCACCGTGGTCACTGTCACCTTAGAAACGGTACTCGGCATGTCCATGGCCCTGGTAATGAACCGAGATTTCAAGGGCCGCGGCCTACTCAGAGCAGCGGTACTCGTGCCGTGGGCTATCCCTACTGCGGTCACCGCCAAATTGTGGCAATTTCTTTTCGCAGATCGAGGCCTTATCAATTCCCTCTTACCTCACCCCATAGCCTGGACTACTGACCCGTGGGCAGCTCGTGGAGCAGTTATCATCGCTGATGTCTGGAAAACTACTCCCTTTATGGCACTTCTCATCCTCGCTGGTTTACAAATGATTCCTCGGGATGTCTACGAAGCTGCTCGAGTAGACGGCGCTAAAACCTGGCAAAGTTTTGTCACTATTACTTTGCCTCTGGTGCGCCCTGCGCTCATGGTGGCCATATTGTTCCGAACTCTCGACGCCTTAAGAATGTATGACCTCCCTGTCATCATGATTTCCCCATCGGCAAATTCTCCCACGGCGACGATTTCTCAACTTGTCGTCAGTGATCTCCGCCAGAACAATTTCAACTCCGCTTCAGCCCTTTCTACCCTCATCTTTCTCCTGATTTTCTTTGTTGCTTTTATCATGATTCGTTTCCTAGGCGCCGACGTCGCTGGGTCTGAACGTGGTTCCCAACGGAAACTCTGGGGCAAAGATAAAGCGGCAAAACAGGAAGAATTGGAAAAAGTCTCATGA
- a CDS encoding ArsB/NhaD family transporter: protein MKLPLSLGASAALALIWLGFLDSTAATSFLTRVLAVLSFASFMTIIVNISSDAGTFEALLSRVQPRRPASTWLVIVLLSLFSTVFFSLDTTAVLITPVAILLARNTRIPVLPAALSVIWLANLGSMLLPISNLTNLLAVQTGLISSTSEFLAYSWAPASYLAFIAAGTPLLLAGITTSSHHATARYEDSSHRVPRFPLTPEVLAHTTVIVVLLPFLLTPIPVWLSAGIAAAASCLIARVCRPHSVNFHIVPWGSMAFIFALTSWAALIHKLGLLDLLLHPLQSFDGHSQLWGLGIAGALAANLINNIPAYLALEPAANSPSALFALLLGVNAGPVISPWASLATLLWADQMKRRGETVNWLAFAALGLVLSILALGGSLWLLS from the coding sequence GTGAAACTTCCCTTAAGTTTGGGCGCTAGCGCCGCACTAGCCCTCATCTGGCTTGGTTTTCTCGATAGTACTGCAGCGACATCTTTTCTTACCCGAGTCCTCGCGGTGCTTAGCTTCGCCAGCTTTATGACAATTATCGTCAATATTTCCTCCGACGCCGGAACCTTCGAAGCGTTGCTCTCTCGTGTTCAACCCCGCCGCCCGGCGAGCACCTGGCTAGTTATAGTGCTGTTGAGCCTCTTTTCCACCGTCTTCTTTTCCTTGGATACCACCGCGGTACTTATCACACCGGTAGCAATCCTCCTAGCAAGAAATACCCGAATTCCGGTGCTCCCAGCAGCACTATCTGTTATCTGGCTGGCCAATTTAGGATCCATGCTGCTGCCGATCTCTAATCTGACTAACCTCCTTGCAGTACAAACTGGTCTGATCTCCTCAACATCTGAATTCTTGGCCTATTCCTGGGCCCCGGCTAGTTATCTGGCCTTCATCGCAGCAGGAACTCCGCTCCTTCTCGCCGGAATAACCACATCCAGCCATCACGCCACCGCTCGTTACGAGGATTCATCTCACCGCGTCCCCCGCTTTCCACTCACCCCTGAAGTGCTCGCTCACACCACCGTCATAGTGGTCCTACTCCCCTTCCTTCTCACTCCCATCCCGGTGTGGCTCAGCGCTGGGATAGCAGCCGCCGCTAGCTGCCTTATTGCCCGTGTCTGTCGCCCTCACAGCGTGAATTTTCATATAGTCCCGTGGGGCTCAATGGCTTTTATTTTTGCCTTAACGTCCTGGGCCGCCCTCATTCATAAACTAGGACTTCTAGATCTGCTTCTTCATCCGCTTCAATCCTTCGACGGACATTCGCAACTCTGGGGACTTGGAATAGCAGGAGCCCTTGCTGCCAATCTCATCAACAATATTCCTGCCTACCTAGCTCTAGAACCCGCCGCGAACTCGCCTTCTGCGCTTTTCGCGTTGCTCCTGGGCGTCAACGCCGGCCCAGTGATTAGCCCGTGGGCGTCGTTAGCAACCTTGTTATGGGCAGATCAGATGAAACGCCGCGGCGAGACCGTCAATTGGTTAGCTTTTGCAGCCTTAGGACTCGTGCTCAGCATTCTAGCTCTGGGAGGTTCACTGTGGTTGTTGTCATAA
- a CDS encoding carbohydrate ABC transporter permease → MKPSVPAIIGNYLGVILILFWGLAPFYWMVVTALRESQYTFDTTPWPTHLTLNNFRDALATNTGNDFLGAITNSLIIGLVTTALAVMLGVFTAYAIARLDFTFKGVVTGIILAASMFPGIALVTPLFQLFGDLNWIGTYQALIIPNISFALPLTVYTLVSFFRQLPWELEEAARVDGASRGQAFRKVLLPLAAPALFTTAILAFIATWNEFMLARQLSTNATEPVTVAIARFSGPSQFEFPYAAIMAAGSLVTIPLIIMVLVFQRRIVAGLTAGGVKA, encoded by the coding sequence ATGAAACCCTCGGTGCCGGCAATAATCGGAAACTATCTTGGCGTCATTCTCATCCTTTTTTGGGGACTAGCTCCCTTTTATTGGATGGTGGTTACTGCTCTGAGAGAATCTCAATACACCTTCGACACCACCCCGTGGCCTACGCATCTTACTCTGAATAATTTCCGCGATGCTCTGGCCACCAACACGGGAAATGATTTTCTAGGCGCCATCACTAACTCCCTCATCATCGGTCTAGTCACCACCGCCCTAGCCGTCATGCTTGGAGTTTTTACCGCCTACGCTATTGCTCGCCTTGATTTTACCTTCAAAGGCGTAGTGACCGGAATCATCTTAGCGGCCTCCATGTTCCCCGGAATCGCCCTCGTTACTCCTCTTTTTCAGCTCTTCGGAGATCTCAACTGGATTGGCACCTACCAAGCCTTAATTATTCCGAATATTTCTTTCGCCCTGCCGCTTACCGTCTATACCTTGGTATCGTTCTTCCGCCAATTGCCCTGGGAATTAGAAGAAGCAGCTCGCGTTGACGGAGCTAGCCGGGGACAGGCTTTCCGTAAAGTACTTCTCCCCCTCGCCGCCCCGGCACTATTTACCACCGCTATTTTAGCTTTCATCGCCACGTGGAATGAGTTCATGCTCGCCCGACAATTGTCCACCAACGCCACTGAGCCAGTCACGGTAGCTATTGCTCGATTCTCCGGCCCCAGCCAGTTTGAGTTCCCCTACGCTGCTATTATGGCGGCTGGTTCCTTAGTGACAATCCCACTGATCATTATGGTTCTAGTATTCCAACGCCGAATTGTGGCTGGTTTGACCGCCGGCGGTGTTAAAGCCTAA
- a CDS encoding ABC transporter substrate-binding protein: protein MSSRLTRKTGAVLAASVVAGSLILSGCSSSSSDSTQTPTVNNTDGRGPITFAMGKNDIDLVKPIVESWNSQHADEKVTLHELAGEADDQRDTLVQSLQAGNSEYDVMALDVVWTADFAAHQWLAPLTGDLQVDTSGLLPATVKSATYNGTLYALPQNTNGQLLFRNKDLVEHQPENWTQLKQDCDSRQGEKKSKDCLTLQLKQYEGLTVNTADFMEGWGGSILNEDGSPNVESQGSKDGLQAMVDGLKDNTIAKGSLSATEEETNQAFVGGDTAFAVNWPYMYTNAVKAGIPVEVQPLVGKDGVGVSTLGGYNNGININSEHKATARDFIKFIINEDNQRSFADNSFPPVLSSIYDDAELVKKYPYLPALKLSLENAVPRPVSPFYTAISKAIQDNAYAALTAGRSVDDATKDMSAAITNAAG, encoded by the coding sequence ATGTCGAGTCGACTCACCCGAAAAACCGGAGCCGTCCTGGCAGCCAGCGTCGTAGCTGGTTCTCTGATCCTGAGCGGTTGTTCTTCATCTTCATCAGACAGCACGCAAACCCCAACGGTTAACAACACTGACGGTCGCGGTCCGATCACGTTTGCCATGGGGAAGAATGACATTGACCTGGTCAAACCCATTGTGGAGTCCTGGAATTCACAACATGCCGATGAGAAAGTCACTTTGCATGAGCTAGCCGGTGAAGCTGATGACCAGCGAGATACCTTGGTGCAATCGCTCCAAGCCGGAAATTCCGAATACGACGTTATGGCGTTGGACGTGGTGTGGACGGCCGACTTCGCCGCCCATCAGTGGCTTGCCCCACTTACCGGAGATTTACAGGTAGATACCTCCGGTTTACTTCCCGCAACCGTCAAATCTGCCACCTACAACGGCACACTCTATGCATTGCCACAAAATACCAACGGCCAGCTCCTATTCCGCAACAAGGACCTGGTAGAGCACCAACCAGAAAATTGGACTCAGCTCAAACAAGACTGTGACTCCCGCCAGGGGGAAAAGAAATCCAAGGATTGCTTAACGCTTCAGCTAAAGCAATATGAAGGGCTCACCGTAAATACTGCCGACTTCATGGAAGGCTGGGGCGGTTCCATCCTTAACGAAGACGGCTCCCCCAATGTGGAATCCCAAGGTTCAAAAGATGGTCTACAAGCAATGGTGGATGGGCTGAAAGACAACACCATCGCTAAAGGATCGCTTTCGGCTACCGAAGAAGAAACCAACCAGGCTTTTGTTGGTGGAGACACCGCTTTTGCAGTCAACTGGCCGTATATGTACACCAATGCTGTTAAAGCTGGAATCCCCGTAGAGGTGCAACCTTTAGTCGGCAAAGATGGGGTTGGTGTTTCTACCCTCGGTGGCTATAACAATGGCATCAACATCAATTCTGAGCACAAAGCTACCGCTCGGGACTTCATTAAGTTCATCATCAATGAAGATAACCAGCGCTCTTTTGCAGATAATTCTTTCCCACCAGTTTTGTCCTCCATCTATGATGACGCTGAGCTAGTGAAGAAGTATCCCTATCTGCCCGCTCTGAAACTCTCCTTAGAAAACGCGGTTCCACGGCCGGTAAGCCCCTTCTACACCGCCATTTCCAAGGCCATCCAAGACAACGCCTACGCAGCCTTAACAGCTGGCCGTAGCGTTGATGACGCCACCAAGGATATGTCTGCCGCTATTACCAACGCGGCCGGATAA